The following are from one region of the Sciurus carolinensis chromosome 5, mSciCar1.2, whole genome shotgun sequence genome:
- the Kcnrg gene encoding potassium channel regulatory protein isoform X2, protein MSSQELVTLNVGGKIFTTRLSTIKQFPASRLARMLDGRDQEFRMVGGQIFVDRDGVLFSFILDFLRTHQLLLPTDFSDYLRLRREALFYELESLVDLLNQHVLQPRPAFLEPAVPTWSSNSFPPRMTLLPLPPQRPSYHDLVFYCGSDSNTDNQIGVRYVSIKPDNRKLANGTNVLGLLIDTLLKEGFHLVSTRTVSSEDKSECYSFERIKTPEVLTMNKTPELEAEQSQKNK, encoded by the exons ATGAGTAGTCAGGAACTGGTCACTTTGAATGTGGGAGGGAAGATATTCACAACAAGGCTTTCTACTATAAAGCAGTTTCCTGCCTCTCGGTTGGCACGAATGTTAGATGGCAGAGATCAAGAATTTAGGATGGTTGGTGGCCAGATTTTTGTGGACAGAGATGGTGTTTTATTTAGTTTCATCTTAGATTTTTTGAGAACTCACCAACTTTTATTACCTACTGACTTTTCCGACTATCTTAGGCTTCGGAGAGAGGCTCTATTCTATGAACTTGAGTCTCTGGTTGATCTCTTGAACCAACACGTACTACAGCCAAGACCTGCTTTCCTCGAG CCTGCAGTACCCACGTGGAGTAGTAACTCTTTCCCTCCTCGGATGACCTTACTTCCACTGCCTCCACAAAGACCTTCTTACCATGACCTGGTTTTCTACTGTGGCTCAGACAGCAATACTGATAATCAAATTGGTGTCAG GTATGTTTCTATAAAACCCGATAACCGAAAATTGGCCAATGGAACAAATGTCCTCGGCTTACTGATTGACACTTTGTTAAAGGAAGGCTTTCATCTGGTCAGCACAAGAACAGTATCCTCAGAAGACAAAAGTGAATGCTATagctttgaaagaataaaaacccCTGAAGTCCTCACCATGAATAAAACACCAGAATTGGAGGCAGAGcagtctcagaaaaataaatga
- the Kcnrg gene encoding potassium channel regulatory protein isoform X1 yields the protein MSSQELVTLNVGGKIFTTRLSTIKQFPASRLARMLDGRDQEFRMVGGQIFVDRDGVLFSFILDFLRTHQLLLPTDFSDYLRLRREALFYELESLVDLLNQHVLQPRPAFLEVHFLNRNTRAFFRVFGSCSKTIEMLTGRITVFIEQPAVPTWSSNSFPPRMTLLPLPPQRPSYHDLVFYCGSDSNTDNQIGVRYVSIKPDNRKLANGTNVLGLLIDTLLKEGFHLVSTRTVSSEDKSECYSFERIKTPEVLTMNKTPELEAEQSQKNK from the exons ATGAGTAGTCAGGAACTGGTCACTTTGAATGTGGGAGGGAAGATATTCACAACAAGGCTTTCTACTATAAAGCAGTTTCCTGCCTCTCGGTTGGCACGAATGTTAGATGGCAGAGATCAAGAATTTAGGATGGTTGGTGGCCAGATTTTTGTGGACAGAGATGGTGTTTTATTTAGTTTCATCTTAGATTTTTTGAGAACTCACCAACTTTTATTACCTACTGACTTTTCCGACTATCTTAGGCTTCGGAGAGAGGCTCTATTCTATGAACTTGAGTCTCTGGTTGATCTCTTGAACCAACACGTACTACAGCCAAGACCTGCTTTCCTCGAGGTGCATTTCCTAAATAGAAACACTCGAGCTTTTTTCAGAGTGTTTGGCTCTTGCAGCAAAACAATTGAGATGCTAACTGGGAGAATTACTGTGTTTATTGAGCAGCCTGCAGTACCCACGTGGAGTAGTAACTCTTTCCCTCCTCGGATGACCTTACTTCCACTGCCTCCACAAAGACCTTCTTACCATGACCTGGTTTTCTACTGTGGCTCAGACAGCAATACTGATAATCAAATTGGTGTCAG GTATGTTTCTATAAAACCCGATAACCGAAAATTGGCCAATGGAACAAATGTCCTCGGCTTACTGATTGACACTTTGTTAAAGGAAGGCTTTCATCTGGTCAGCACAAGAACAGTATCCTCAGAAGACAAAAGTGAATGCTATagctttgaaagaataaaaacccCTGAAGTCCTCACCATGAATAAAACACCAGAATTGGAGGCAGAGcagtctcagaaaaataaatga